The Aythya fuligula isolate bAytFul2 chromosome 2, bAytFul2.pri, whole genome shotgun sequence genome contains a region encoding:
- the THNSL1 gene encoding threonine synthase-like 1 yields MFHVKYQPLRLIAQSSLSGMCLKLMFSRPVAFAQIWKLWFSSHSLVGNKNIILMGPPGAGKTTVGRIVGQKLDCPVIDIDDDVLETTWNMSVSEKLQDVGNEQFLEEEGKALLKFSASGSVISLTGSNPMHAAGMQHVKQNGIVVYLDVPTAVIMSRLKSMKVDRIVGQGPGTSLKDILQFRKQFYKRWYDVRVLCGGDVAAEIVAEKVLDAVKRYQNSELETYISTRSSSFGRSTHKDTHKYFSDVVIEGLAPDGGLFVPERGLPKFTAEEWQSLIEATYAERAQVVLERCIHPADIPASKLQEIIGIAYGENFSCSKIAPVRHLTGNQFLLELFHGPTASFKDFALQMMPHMFAYCIPRSCNYLVLVATSGDTGSAVLDGFSRLHDIDKQRIAVMSFFPEDGVSPIQKSQMIGCQKENAWSIGVKSDFDFCQTAIKQIFTNSDYTGFLTVEYGTALAAANSINWARLLPQVVYHASAYLDLVQQGIIAFGSPVDVCIPTGNFGNILAALYAKIMGIPIRKCICASNQNNVLTDFIQTGSYDLRGRKLVPTSSPAVDILKSSNLERYLHLIADGDGELVTQLYSQLENQGHFQLRKDLLEKLQQDLVAGWCSEDDCLAAIHSVYSTTGYILDTHTAVAKVVADRLQDRTCPIIISSTAHYSKFAPAILRALRIAEIKQNPLSQLHLLSSYSPLPPVHWGLLETLKKNANEHHQVCAADLSVLMSQIETLIQNHFMKVF; encoded by the coding sequence atgttTCATGTTAAGTATCAGCCTTTGAGACTGATAGCCCAAAGCAGTCTTTCTGGCATGTGTTTAAAACTGATGTTTTCAAGACCTGTAGCGTTTGCACAGATATGGAAGTTGTGGTTCTCAAGCCATTCTCTtgttggaaacaaaaatattatcctGATGGGGCCTCCGGGTGCTGGGAAAACAACAGTTGGGAGAATAGTAGGTCAGAAACTGGATTGCCCTGTCATAGATATAGATGATGATGTCCTTGAAACAACCTGGAATATGAGCGTGTCGGAAAAGCTGCAGGATGTTGGTAACGAGCAATTTttagaggaggaaggaaaagcccTGTTGAAGTTTTCAGCATCTGGAAGTGTCATTTCCCTTACTGGGTCCAATCCGATGCATGCTGCCGGCATGCAGCATGTGAAGCAAAATGGAATCGTTGTGTATCTGGACGTGCCCACGGCGGTCATTATGAGCAGGCTGAAGTCGATGAAGGTGGATCGCATTGTGGGCCAGGGTCCTGGCACTTCTCTCAAGGACATCCTTCAGTTCAGGAAGCAGTTCTACAAAAGGTGGTACGACGTCCGTGTGCTTTGTGGAGGGGATGTGGCAGCAGAGATCGTGGCAGAAAAGGTCCTCGATGCCGTGAAGAGATACCAAAACTCAGAACTGGAAACTTACATTTCAACTAGGTCTAGTAGTTTTGGAAGGAGCACACACAAAGACACTCACAAGTATTTCAGTGATGTTGTTATTGAGGGCTTAGCCCCCGATGGAGGACTCTTTGTTCCTGAGAGAGGACTTCCAAAATTCACTGCCGAAGAGTGGCAAAGCCTGATAGAAGCAACGTATGCTGAAAGAGCCCAGGTGGTACTTGAGAGATGCATACACCCTGCTGATATCCCTGCATCGAAACTGCAAGAAATTATTGGCATTGCTTACGGAGAAAACTTCTCTTGTTCTAAAATCGCCCCAGTTAGGCATTTGACAGGCAATCAGTTTCTCCTTGAGTTATTTCATGGACCAACAGCTTCATTTAAAGATTTTGCCTTACAGATGATGCCGCATATGTTTGCATACTGCATTCCCAGGAGCTGCAATTACTTGGTTCTGGTAGCTACTTCTGGGGACACAGGGAGTGCTGTCCTGGATGGCTTCAGTCGTCTCCATGACATTGACAAACAGAGAATTGCTGTCATgagtttttttcctgaggatGGAGTAAGCCCCATTCAAAAATCACAGATGATTGGCTGTCAGAAGGAAAACGCCTGGTCCATAGGTGTCAAATCCGATTTTGATTTTTGCCAGACGGCTATAAAACAAATCTTCACCAATTCTGATTACACTGGCTTTCTTACGGTAGAATATGGCACAGCTTTAGCAGCAGCAAACTCCATAAACTGGGCACGCCTGCTTCCTCAGGTAGTTTATCATGCCTCTGCATACCTTGATCTTGTTCAGCAAGGTATTATTGCCTTTGGAAGTCCTGTCGATGTTTGCATTCCTACAGGGAACTTTGGCAACATATTAGCTGCTTTGTATGCTAAAATTATGGGAATCCCTattagaaaatgcatttgtgcTTCCAACCAAAACAACGTTTTGACTGACTTCATACAGACGGGTAGCTATGATTTGAGGGGAAGAAAGTTAGTTCCCACTTCCTCACCAGCAGTAGATATTCTGAAGTCCTCCAATCTCGAGCGGTACTTGCACCTGATTGCCGATGGGGACGGAGAACTGGTGACACAACTGTACAGCCAGCTGGAAAATCAGGGCCACTTTCAGCTGCGGAAAGATCTACTCGAAAAGCTTCAGCAGGACTTGGTGGCTGGCTGGTGCTCTGAGGACGACTGCCTCGCTGCCATTCACTCCGTGTACAGCACCACGGGATATATTTTGGATACACACACAGCTGTTGCTAAAGTAGTTGCAGATCGATTGCAAGACAGAACTTGCCCAATTATTATTTCATCTACAGCTCATTATTCGAAGTTTGCACCTGCTATCTTGAGGGCCTTGAGGATTGCGGAAATCAAACAGAACCCATTAAGTCAGCTTCACTTGCTGAGTTCTTACAGCCCTCTGCCTCCAGTCCACTGGGGCCTGTTAGAGACGCTGAAAAAGAATGCAAATGAGCATCACCAGGTCTGTGCTGCTGATCTGAGTGTGCTGATGTCCCAGATAGAGACCttaattcaaaatcattttatgaAAGTT